Proteins co-encoded in one Arachis hypogaea cultivar Tifrunner chromosome 13, arahy.Tifrunner.gnm2.J5K5, whole genome shotgun sequence genomic window:
- the LOC140177412 gene encoding protein MAIN-LIKE 1-like, whose product MPLQDRIVLYLERAGLYHLARLNARWFWLDESLVSAFIERWRPEMHTFHMPFRECTITLQDVAYQLGLPVDGLPISWCLTDFEKLMEESKLAWEWFQELFGELPPQNKVKQYIVHFTWFYERFRVLPDDATEETVHIYARAYIMMLLST is encoded by the coding sequence ATGCCTCTGCAAGACAGGATCGTACTCTATCTGGAGAGGGCTGGTTTGTACCACCTGGCGAGGCTCAACGCCAGGTGGTTCTGGTTGGATGAGTCCTTAGTCAGCGCTTTCattgagaggtggcgtcctgagaTGCATACCTTTCATATGCCTTTTAGAGAGTGCACAATCACGTTGCAAGATGTAGCATACCAGCTGGGGCTGCCCGTGGATGGTTTACCTATATCCTGGTGCCTTACAGATTTTGAGAAGCTTATGGAAGAAAGCAAACTGGCGTGGGAGTGGTTTCAAGAACTGTTTGGCGAGCTTCCACCACAGAATAAGGTAAAGCAGTATATAGTCCACTTCACCTGGTTTTATGAGAGGTTCAGAGTGCTGCCGGATGATGCTACGGAGGAGACCGTACACATATATGCACGGGCTTATATTATGATGCTGCTTTCCACTTAG